Proteins encoded together in one Psychrobacter sanguinis window:
- a CDS encoding IS1 family transposase — protein sequence MQITLYIKCPACLSDSIKKNGFKSYGKQNYKCKDCKRQFIGDHALTYQGCHSQKDSKIRHLMVRGSGIKDIACVERISKGKVLATLKKCHYQITPKQRQYDCLEVDELWTFVGKKTNKQWLIYAYHRDTGEIVAYVWGKRDLNTVKKLKAKLQALGVSCARIASDTWDSFVTGFKGFTQVIGKFFTVGIEGNNCTIRHRVRRAFRRSCNFSKKLENHFKAFDLAFFYINHGYV from the coding sequence ATGCAAATCACACTATACATCAAATGCCCAGCCTGTCTAAGTGACAGTATAAAGAAAAATGGCTTCAAAAGCTATGGTAAACAAAACTATAAATGCAAAGACTGCAAACGGCAGTTTATTGGCGACCATGCCTTAACGTACCAAGGCTGTCACTCCCAAAAAGATAGCAAAATACGCCATCTTATGGTTCGAGGCAGTGGCATAAAAGACATCGCTTGCGTTGAGAGAATCAGCAAAGGCAAAGTACTGGCCACCCTAAAAAAGTGTCACTACCAAATAACCCCCAAGCAAAGGCAATACGACTGTCTTGAAGTCGATGAGCTTTGGACATTCGTAGGCAAGAAGACCAACAAACAATGGCTAATTTATGCCTATCACCGTGACACAGGTGAAATTGTTGCCTATGTGTGGGGAAAACGAGACCTTAACACTGTCAAAAAGCTTAAAGCTAAACTGCAAGCCTTAGGCGTAAGTTGTGCTAGAATCGCTAGTGATACCTGGGATAGCTTTGTTACCGGTTTTAAGGGCTTTACCCAAGTCATTGGCAAGTTTTTCACGGTCGGTATTGAAGGTAATAATTGCACTATCAGACATCGAGTAAGGCGAGCATTTAGGCGAAGTTGTAACTTTTCTAAAAAGCTGGAAAATCACTTTAAAGCCTTTGATTTAGCTTTCTTTTACATCAATCATGGATATGTCTAA
- a CDS encoding D-alanyl-D-alanine carboxypeptidase family protein: MTAPATKLLPSLLVKSNTVTPLSIVKSFLLGSSILAVSSASLAATVPPPEMDNTAYVLMDYDTGAILAEKNADQPLPPASLTKMMTSHIIEKKLMSGELKEDEPVIMSENAWCRGTSDQSCMYVPVHKSASVLDMLRGIIIQSGNDASKAMAEHIAGSEQAFAQLMNAEAKELGMTNTNFVNATGMPDENHHASARDLAILARAIIKQGGDYYKIYSEKEFTYNNITQGNRNALLRTDPTVDGLKTGHTDAAGYCLAASSLRNDMRLISVIMGSKSMQARADQSRELLNWGFGHFSTKVVAPANQFVDTVPVYFGEKNEVKVATGEALKVLVAKTQSDKVSTVINMSDDIQAPIAKGQEVGRMIAVMDGKSVASVPIIATEAVEESGIFKRAWQHISKWFSNLF; encoded by the coding sequence ATGACTGCTCCTGCAACTAAGCTATTACCTTCACTATTAGTTAAATCTAATACTGTAACCCCGTTATCTATTGTAAAATCTTTTCTATTAGGCTCAAGTATCCTAGCGGTATCATCGGCCTCTCTAGCAGCCACTGTGCCGCCGCCTGAAATGGATAACACTGCTTATGTCTTAATGGATTATGATACAGGCGCAATTTTAGCAGAGAAAAATGCAGACCAGCCCCTGCCTCCAGCATCACTGACTAAGATGATGACCAGTCATATCATTGAGAAAAAACTTATGTCAGGCGAGTTAAAAGAAGACGAGCCGGTCATCATGAGTGAAAATGCTTGGTGTCGTGGTACTAGTGACCAATCTTGTATGTATGTGCCTGTACATAAGAGCGCCTCTGTATTAGATATGCTGCGTGGCATTATCATTCAATCGGGTAATGATGCTTCTAAAGCCATGGCTGAGCACATTGCAGGTAGCGAACAAGCTTTTGCTCAATTAATGAATGCAGAAGCCAAAGAGTTAGGTATGACCAATACCAACTTTGTTAATGCCACCGGTATGCCAGATGAAAACCATCATGCTTCAGCTCGTGACCTTGCTATCTTAGCTCGTGCCATTATTAAGCAAGGCGGTGACTACTATAAGATTTACTCTGAAAAAGAGTTTACTTATAACAACATCACCCAAGGCAACCGCAATGCTTTATTGCGCACTGATCCCACTGTCGATGGCTTAAAAACAGGCCATACCGATGCGGCAGGCTATTGTCTAGCTGCCTCAAGCCTACGTAATGATATGCGTCTTATCTCAGTAATTATGGGCAGTAAGAGCATGCAAGCGCGTGCGGATCAATCCCGCGAATTATTAAACTGGGGCTTTGGCCATTTCAGTACCAAAGTTGTCGCGCCAGCCAATCAATTTGTAGACACCGTTCCTGTTTATTTTGGTGAAAAAAACGAAGTTAAAGTAGCCACAGGCGAAGCTTTAAAAGTATTGGTTGCCAAAACTCAATCAGACAAAGTTAGCACAGTAATTAATATGTCTGATGATATCCAAGCACCTATCGCTAAAGGTCAGGAAGTGGGCCGCATGATAGCTGTAATGGATGGTAAATCTGTGGCATCTGTACCTATCATTGCTACTGAAGCAGTTGAAGAGTCAGGTATCTTCAAACGTGCTTGGCAACACATTTCAAAATGGTTTAGCAACTTATTCTAG
- a CDS encoding MCR_0457 family protein, with the protein MKNLMTILANNPLSSCLANNLTGNTRKILFSTLVGSAAFLGSALVQAAHTTIPVDLSRATATKHEIAVLQVLAEVCPPMLNRQQRTNFQKTYNHQLKQMLPSIDNPKAAIRYLSTQQDYKTILSSMRNWTLSYSRDENLALCTDLASADF; encoded by the coding sequence ATGAAAAACCTTATGACAATTTTGGCAAATAATCCATTAAGTAGTTGTTTGGCCAACAACTTAACGGGTAATACTCGCAAAATACTATTCTCTACTTTGGTAGGATCTGCCGCCTTTTTGGGGTCGGCTCTCGTTCAGGCCGCGCATACCACTATTCCTGTCGATTTATCTCGTGCCACTGCTACCAAACATGAAATTGCAGTGTTGCAAGTTCTCGCAGAGGTTTGTCCTCCTATGCTAAACCGTCAGCAAAGAACCAACTTTCAAAAAACTTATAACCATCAATTAAAGCAGATGTTGCCTTCTATTGATAACCCTAAGGCAGCCATTCGTTATTTATCGACTCAGCAGGATTATAAAACCATTTTATCGAGTATGCGTAACTGGACGTTGAGTTATTCGCGTGATGAAAACCTTGCGTTATGTACTGACTTGGCCAGTGCTGATTTTTAA
- a CDS encoding peptidylprolyl isomerase, translating into MTALNTKQYDSQSSYLPTEALGTPKLGLKKLTEALMLSTLMGALSLTAHAADKKAASTNVEKAVPSAKAPISTRESTNGIIAIVNDTPILKSELASAVATAQARIQASGQPAPSPQRLQNDVLNGLILRELQLDMVKRAGIRPDENAVNQSLGRLAQSQGLKSLTELQQALDAKQPGRYAAVRAQVIEEESLKALQQSQVARRVRITDHDVDAFLASPEAQKLQSTEYRTIHIRVPFSDDYNRITDSEKKAAMQIAQQAQELLKSSDDAEMVLSQLSAGTAKNYIAPVQGGDMGFHPAAGLPIDIAKQITPLEIGQVTEPQITPEGIDIVKLVDKHTNDNMIIPQWKVRHILVKKDERNSDALAEQKINDLYEQLRRDADFASLAATYSDDPGSAGRGGDLDWVAEGQMVPEFEEMMKRTPEGDYSTPFKSQFGWHILKVEGVRQKDVSDTVKRNLAREALYQRLAPQAQEDWLQELRANAYVEVFN; encoded by the coding sequence ATGACAGCATTAAATACTAAGCAATATGATTCTCAAAGTTCTTACCTGCCCACCGAGGCTCTAGGTACGCCTAAATTAGGCTTAAAAAAATTAACTGAAGCGTTGATGCTTTCTACCTTAATGGGTGCATTAAGCTTAACCGCTCATGCGGCAGATAAAAAAGCGGCCTCAACCAATGTGGAGAAAGCCGTGCCTTCTGCCAAAGCACCTATATCTACTCGGGAAAGTACCAATGGTATCATCGCTATAGTAAACGATACGCCTATTTTGAAAAGCGAGTTGGCATCGGCAGTTGCTACAGCACAGGCTCGTATTCAGGCCAGTGGTCAACCTGCTCCAAGTCCGCAACGCTTACAAAATGATGTACTTAACGGTCTAATTTTACGTGAGCTACAATTAGACATGGTAAAAAGAGCCGGTATTCGTCCTGATGAAAATGCGGTTAACCAAAGTTTGGGCCGTCTAGCACAGTCACAAGGCTTAAAATCATTAACTGAGTTACAACAAGCCTTAGATGCCAAACAACCAGGACGATACGCTGCTGTTCGTGCTCAAGTTATCGAAGAAGAATCTTTAAAAGCATTGCAACAAAGTCAGGTGGCCAGACGTGTTCGTATTACCGATCATGATGTGGATGCTTTTCTAGCATCACCTGAAGCACAAAAATTACAAAGCACAGAATACCGTACCATTCATATTCGCGTACCTTTTAGTGATGATTATAACCGCATTACTGACAGTGAGAAAAAAGCAGCGATGCAAATTGCCCAACAAGCGCAAGAACTGCTTAAATCTAGCGATGATGCTGAAATGGTGTTAAGTCAGCTGTCCGCAGGAACGGCCAAAAACTATATAGCGCCAGTACAAGGGGGTGATATGGGCTTTCACCCTGCTGCCGGCTTGCCCATCGATATCGCCAAGCAGATTACCCCATTAGAGATTGGACAAGTCACTGAACCACAGATTACCCCAGAAGGTATCGATATTGTGAAATTGGTAGATAAGCACACCAATGACAATATGATTATTCCGCAGTGGAAAGTTCGTCACATTCTAGTAAAAAAAGATGAGCGCAACAGTGATGCGCTAGCAGAACAGAAAATTAATGATTTATATGAACAACTGCGCCGCGATGCTGATTTCGCTTCATTGGCTGCTACCTACTCAGATGATCCAGGTTCAGCAGGTCGCGGTGGTGATTTAGACTGGGTAGCTGAAGGCCAAATGGTACCTGAGTTTGAAGAAATGATGAAACGCACCCCTGAGGGTGATTATTCAACTCCTTTTAAATCTCAGTTTGGTTGGCATATCCTGAAAGTTGAAGGGGTTCGTCAAAAAGACGTTAGTGACACAGTGAAGCGTAATCTAGCACGTGAAGCGTTATATCAGCGCCTAGCCCCACAAGCACAAGAAGACTGGCTACAAGAGCTTCGCGCCAATGCTTATGTTGAAGTATTTAACTAA
- a CDS encoding peptidoglycan DD-metalloendopeptidase family protein — protein sequence MSNISLIDTNEAVSLRQAAATNTPSSLKLKGLALAVLGGALMLSGCATKPTYQPTGPVVQVNTRGVPNYYQVKSGDTVSHIAARYGLNYRQIGALNRLDSRYTIYAGQWLKLWEGNGTVANVPNTRPYNTPSTPPVQTRPPVTTPTYNTPTATSTKGYGYPTNNPVVKNFNPSVGDMGMWFSGKIGDPVMASKAGVVMYAGNGLPEYGNLIMIRHDDRYITVYAHNNELLVREGDQVQAGQRIATMGSSGQTTMVGLQFQVRDGGTPIDPRAVLGL from the coding sequence ATGTCCAATATTTCTTTGATAGACACCAATGAGGCGGTTAGTTTAAGACAGGCTGCTGCTACTAACACGCCATCATCGTTGAAGCTAAAAGGCTTGGCATTGGCAGTATTGGGCGGCGCCCTTATGCTTTCAGGTTGTGCTACCAAACCGACTTATCAGCCTACAGGTCCAGTAGTGCAAGTAAATACTCGAGGTGTGCCAAATTACTATCAAGTTAAATCAGGAGATACGGTCAGTCATATTGCCGCGCGTTATGGTCTAAATTATCGTCAAATTGGTGCTTTGAACCGTTTGGACAGCCGCTATACTATTTATGCAGGACAGTGGCTTAAGCTTTGGGAAGGTAATGGTACAGTGGCCAACGTGCCTAATACTAGACCTTATAACACCCCTTCGACACCACCGGTGCAAACCAGACCGCCTGTCACTACCCCAACTTACAACACGCCAACCGCCACATCGACTAAAGGGTATGGCTATCCTACCAACAATCCAGTGGTTAAAAACTTTAACCCTAGTGTAGGCGATATGGGTATGTGGTTTAGTGGTAAAATTGGCGATCCTGTTATGGCCAGTAAAGCAGGTGTCGTGATGTATGCTGGTAATGGTTTACCTGAGTACGGTAACTTGATTATGATCAGACACGATGATAGATATATCACTGTTTATGCACACAATAATGAGTTGTTGGTCAGAGAGGGCGATCAAGTGCAAGCCGGCCAACGTATTGCTACCATGGGAAGCTCAGGACAGACCACGATGGTTGGTTTACAGTTCCAGGTACGTGATGGCGGAACGCCTATCGATCCTAGAGCAGTGTTGGGCCTATAG
- a CDS encoding LPS-assembly protein LptD — MLYSQLYRSILRACRELSRRPHYTSRLVISLPLLISVPSAYGAIVSPQVETASSIDSMKPVNTASSTIDNKTIEDIATLKDASRITYKKVATVPTSQSKSAPVDGADVDLTDNRVNNNIVNTQEEALEAVGFESQETPSAPTYTPSSESSTVNNPVSQNSIQSATQSTQTYPEDEYLQPAGTTNPTPKSTTASIAKISSANETELRAPTNPNPEKAFGSNSDASSSASNTETKRSKISQRVDESKNLAATFNEDSVQKSLQRLAQFYQLQAEDLRERLDSPANSTDIIEAQTLAPIAAPNIFNSQSQGASSYRCEGVWVTPNTAGADANYQQAIQRAQQQDGLSLANGLPLHAVADYGYYDNDTYVELAGNVEVMQDGKLVTADQIALDLNSGVAGAKGGVLLAESGPSRPESSGNMQNTTQSNNGGMIAVAEELAYNTNNSKATAYDVAFASVPMQAHGYAHRLNKPDNTHYELEKVMFSTCPPTDRKWQIEAQQIDIDTESGRGEAYDATFRLGKVPILYLPYFNFPVDDRRSSGLLTPTARIDSESGLKLSVPYYLNLAPNYDATITTDVYTNRNPMVTAEMRYLTEGYGKGELTTAYMPRDKKYDDEDRAGVFYRHEWASETIPRLTADAIYSYVSDPDYINDFDDYGLVENRLNLPRRGRINYYDDYLDAQLKVETFQTLKATDANGNVVADKDKPYSRLPQLTVDYRLPKMNNALDKFEITGTHDSAYFKKSIKDGSESEKSGVRLYNEISASYPIEKTWGYVKPKVSLQHLYASFDEESRIDNNVSKDDNDQSVFVPSFSVDSGLNFYSPGSPFGWFDNTMGGYQLLSPRLKYSYSSYENQSDIPNFDTRIASFDYDQLFADSWFLGHDRISDNNSVAVGLNYSYVDSMGITRFDGGIGDQFFLTKPKVGLDAKEGTLDVNSTGVAWRSSLQPYRNIWFDFNGALDSDSKLNYISSQVRYNPTPNSLINFGVIERKEDRITNQSALSALTASTIIPINDKWRLLGQGQYDSRDNKFIDATVGIDYEDCCYGFSLYGRSYYNDLNLEDKPTRAIMAEFRINGFGDRKSRLTRHLDEKILGFEPVDELWKR, encoded by the coding sequence TTGCTGTACTCGCAACTCTATCGCAGTATATTGCGTGCCTGCCGTGAGTTATCACGCCGTCCGCATTACACAAGTCGCTTAGTCATCAGCTTACCGCTGCTCATTAGCGTGCCTAGTGCTTATGGTGCTATCGTTAGCCCACAAGTAGAGACCGCTTCGTCTATCGATTCGATGAAGCCTGTGAACACGGCCTCCTCTACCATTGATAATAAGACGATCGAAGATATTGCCACATTAAAGGATGCCTCGCGCATTACTTATAAAAAAGTAGCAACAGTCCCAACGTCACAGAGCAAGTCAGCACCAGTTGATGGGGCAGATGTTGATTTAACAGATAATCGGGTTAACAACAATATTGTTAATACCCAAGAGGAAGCGTTGGAGGCAGTCGGCTTTGAGTCACAAGAGACACCTTCTGCGCCTACCTATACCCCATCGAGCGAGTCATCGACAGTAAATAATCCTGTAAGTCAAAATTCAATTCAAAGCGCAACCCAAAGTACGCAGACTTACCCTGAGGACGAGTATTTACAGCCCGCAGGTACAACAAACCCTACTCCTAAATCCACAACAGCCTCCATTGCTAAAATCAGCAGTGCAAATGAAACTGAGCTTAGAGCGCCAACCAATCCTAATCCGGAAAAGGCGTTTGGCAGTAATAGCGATGCGTCGAGTTCAGCCTCAAATACTGAGACAAAACGTTCAAAAATTAGTCAGAGAGTGGACGAGTCTAAAAATCTTGCGGCGACCTTCAATGAAGATAGCGTTCAAAAAAGCTTACAGCGTTTGGCTCAATTTTATCAGCTACAAGCTGAGGATTTACGAGAGCGCCTAGACAGTCCTGCAAACAGCACAGATATTATCGAAGCTCAAACCTTGGCGCCTATCGCGGCTCCGAATATTTTTAATTCTCAGTCTCAAGGTGCTTCTTCTTATCGCTGTGAAGGCGTTTGGGTGACCCCGAATACGGCAGGAGCCGATGCCAATTATCAACAGGCTATTCAACGTGCTCAACAACAGGATGGTCTGTCCCTTGCGAATGGTCTTCCATTACATGCTGTTGCCGATTACGGTTATTATGATAATGATACTTATGTTGAGCTTGCTGGTAATGTAGAAGTTATGCAAGACGGCAAGCTGGTGACTGCTGATCAAATAGCCTTAGATCTTAATAGCGGAGTTGCTGGTGCAAAAGGCGGCGTATTATTAGCTGAATCAGGACCGAGTCGTCCCGAATCTTCAGGCAATATGCAAAATACAACTCAAAGCAATAATGGCGGCATGATTGCCGTCGCAGAAGAGTTGGCCTATAACACCAACAATAGCAAAGCGACTGCCTATGATGTGGCGTTTGCTAGTGTTCCTATGCAGGCACATGGTTATGCGCATAGATTGAATAAGCCTGACAATACTCATTACGAGCTTGAAAAGGTGATGTTTTCTACCTGTCCGCCCACCGACCGCAAATGGCAAATTGAAGCACAGCAAATAGACATCGATACGGAAAGTGGCCGCGGTGAAGCTTACGACGCGACTTTCCGTCTGGGTAAGGTGCCTATTTTATACCTACCCTATTTTAACTTCCCAGTTGATGACCGTCGTAGTAGTGGTTTGTTAACCCCTACCGCTCGTATTGATAGTGAAAGTGGCTTAAAGCTTAGTGTGCCTTATTATCTAAACTTAGCCCCTAATTACGATGCCACTATTACCACGGACGTTTATACTAATCGTAATCCGATGGTCACAGCCGAAATGCGTTATCTAACCGAAGGTTACGGTAAGGGCGAGCTAACAACAGCTTATATGCCCAGAGATAAAAAGTATGATGATGAAGACCGTGCCGGTGTGTTCTATCGTCACGAATGGGCCTCTGAGACCATTCCAAGATTAACAGCTGACGCTATTTATAGCTATGTATCTGACCCTGATTATATCAATGATTTTGATGACTACGGGTTGGTAGAAAACCGTCTGAACTTACCTAGACGAGGTCGTATTAATTATTATGATGATTATCTTGATGCGCAGCTAAAAGTAGAAACATTTCAAACGTTAAAAGCCACTGATGCTAATGGTAATGTGGTTGCTGATAAAGACAAACCTTATTCACGTTTACCACAGTTGACGGTTGATTATCGCTTGCCAAAAATGAACAATGCTTTGGATAAGTTTGAAATCACTGGGACTCATGATTCAGCATATTTCAAAAAATCTATCAAAGATGGATCAGAGAGTGAAAAGAGCGGCGTTCGTCTTTATAATGAAATTAGTGCCAGTTACCCTATAGAAAAAACATGGGGTTACGTTAAACCTAAAGTAAGTTTGCAGCATCTATATGCCTCTTTTGATGAAGAAAGCCGTATTGACAATAATGTCTCAAAAGATGATAACGACCAATCTGTCTTCGTACCAAGTTTCAGTGTAGACTCGGGACTTAACTTTTATAGCCCTGGATCTCCCTTTGGTTGGTTTGATAACACCATGGGTGGCTATCAATTATTAAGTCCACGCCTAAAATACAGTTACTCCTCTTATGAGAACCAAAGCGATATTCCTAACTTTGATACTCGTATTGCGTCATTTGACTATGATCAACTATTTGCGGACAGCTGGTTCTTAGGTCATGATAGAATTTCTGATAATAATAGCGTGGCAGTGGGTCTAAATTACAGCTATGTTGACTCCATGGGGATTACCCGATTTGATGGCGGTATTGGGGATCAGTTCTTCTTAACTAAGCCAAAAGTAGGGCTAGATGCTAAAGAAGGAACCCTAGATGTTAATTCGACAGGTGTGGCATGGCGTTCAAGCTTACAACCTTATCGCAATATTTGGTTTGACTTTAATGGAGCATTAGACTCAGACAGTAAGCTTAATTATATCTCGAGTCAGGTGCGCTATAACCCTACCCCTAATAGCTTAATTAATTTTGGGGTGATTGAGCGTAAAGAAGACCGTATTACCAATCAGTCTGCTTTATCTGCTTTGACCGCCTCTACCATTATTCCTATTAATGACAAGTGGCGATTATTGGGACAAGGTCAATACGACAGCCGCGATAATAAGTTTATTGATGCCACAGTTGGTATAGACTATGAGGATTGCTGCTATGGGTTTTCACTCTATGGCCGCAGTTACTACAATGATCTAAACCTTGAGGACAAACCGACGCGCGCCATTATGGCAGAATTTAGAATTAATGGCTTTGGGGATAGAAAAAGTCGCTTAACCAGACACTTAGATGAAAAAATTCTTGGCTTTGAGCCAGTGGATGAGTTATGGAAAAGATAA